Part of the bacterium genome is shown below.
TATAGCATTCCATAACGCAAACGCCTCGGCATAGCCCCAGTTCGGGCCGATCCGCAGCCGCCCCATTCCAGAGGAACCAGATTTGCACTGAGGGTTCAGGTCACGGGAATCTCACTTGAAATCCCCCATTGCATGAATAATCAGCCCCCACACTACGACGACGCGGCAATCTCTTCCAGCCCTGTTCCCGGCCCTACGCCCGAAACAGGCGGGACTGTGTCCGAAGTTTGCCGCGAAGACCTTCTGTCCGAACTCGGCCTCTTGCGGGAGCGCATGGCCGAGCTTGAAGACCTCGAAGTCCAACGCATCACGGACGAGCAGGAGCGCTTCGACTCGCTCAATGTACTCGACGAGTATGCCCAACAGCTTGAAGTCAGCCGCGACAAACTGGCGCGACTGCTCCGCGCCGGCGTCGCCATTGAAGAGGCCCGCGACTTTCACTCCATCCTGCAGACCGTTGCCGATGCCGTGGGAGCAGCAGGCTGGGCCTCCGCCGTCGTTTACCTGTTTGATAATTTCGAAATCGTTGACGCCGCCTACTGCGGCGTTTGCGACGAAGACATCGCCGATCTCGTGCGCAACCGCCGCTCGGCGTCCGAACGCGCGCGGATGTACTCGAATCAATTCGACGAGTTCAAAATAAGCCGTTCATACTTCATCAAGGCTGAGCGGCTGCAAGAAGCTATTGGAGCGCATAGCGTTGTTCCGGGCCGCCGTCAGGCCATGCCCGGTGATGACTGGGATCCGATGGACCTGGTCTACGTCCCAATGTACTCGAGCACGGGTCGCGTCATCGGAAATATCAACTGTGACGATCCCGTCAACGGTAAGCGCCCGACGGCCGATGTCTTCCAGTATCTCGAAATCTTCGCCGACCTGGCCGCGCGCAAGATTGAAACCGTGCGGCTGCTCAATCGGCAAGCGCAGATTGAGTCGCAACTGCGGGAGAGCGAAGAGAAGTATCGCACAATCTTTGACCGCTCCGCCGACAGCTTCCTGCTCATGGATGACCTGTTCCGGGAGTGCAATGACGCGACGCTCAAGATCTTTGGCTGCGAGTACGATGACATCATCGGCCACTCGCCTGTCGAGTTCTCGCCCAAGTATCAGCCAGACGGCCAGCGCTCCGACAAACTGGCCGCCGAGTACATCGCCCGAGCCCGCCAAGGACATCCGCAAAACTTCGAATGGGTACACCTGCGCAAAGACGGCGCCGAACTGAACTGCGAAGTCTCGCTCGCGGCCATTGAGGTGAGTGGCCGCAACATGATTATGGCGGTCGTCCGTGACTTGACCGACAAACGCCGCATGGCGAGGGATAAAGAGACTTCCGCGATTGCCTCGCAGCTCTTCTTGTCAGCTCGTTCCATGGACTTGGTCTATTCGCAACTCCCGAAAATCCTCGTCTCGCGTTTCAGCTTCGAAGTCGCGGCAATCGAGCTCTACGACTCCGCCACCGACGAACTCATCCTGGTTGGTGAAGAACACACCGGGTTACCGCTCGGCTTTCGCGTGCCCGCAAACATGTGTGTGTCGGGAACCGTCATGCGCACAGGCGAGCCCGTCGCAGATCCGTTCGCCGCCCGGCGTCCGGATTACGCGCATGCCGAGCTGCGTCGTATTGGGTTGCAGAAAATTCTCTGCGTGCCGCTCCGCGTTCGCGACCAACAGATCGGCACCATCTGGCTCGGCGACACGCGGCAGGCGCTGTCCGCGGAACGGGCTGTGACGGATCTGAGTTTGGCCATGGTGCCATTGAATGTCGTGGCCAACTATCTAGCGCAGGCGATCGACCGGCAGCGCGCCGAAGAAGAGATGATTGATCTCAAACAGTTCTTCGAGAGCTTGTTGGATAACCTGCCCGCTCAAATCGCTGTCTACGATGCCGACGGCAACTATCGCTACGCCAACCGCGCCTGCATCGAAGATGACAAGACGCGGACTTGGGTGCAAGGCCGTAACGACTTTGATTTGCAATCGCATCGCGGTCACGTCGGCGACACCGCCCGCTTGCGGACAAATGCCATCGCGCAGGCCACCGCCACAGTGGATCGAGTCACGTTTGAAGAACGGGCGCGCGATGCACAGGATCGCGAACACTACTTCTTGAAAGTCATCAGCCCGGTGACCGACTCCGCCGGCAACGTAGACCATCTGATCGGCTATGGACTCGACGTCACCGATACGAAACTTTGGGAGCAAGAGCAGCGACTCTTAAGCCAGCTACCGACTGAAAATCCGTTCCCGATTCTCGCCTGCGATGCTGATGCGCGGATTCAGTATATGAACGGCGCCGTCGAGGAGTTAGCGCAGCGCATCGGCATCCCCGACGTACAGCAATTGCTGCCTGCGGATCACGCCGACATTATCAACGCCCTACAGACCGGCTATGAAGATCGCACTGAACGATCCATGATGGTGCGCGGCTGTCTGTTGAACTGGATCTACTGCAAACGCAGCGATGGCCGCATACAGATCTACGGAGTGGAAATCCAGGACTACCCGTCGTCGGCAAAGAGCCCCATGCAGTCCGGACAGGCCGACGCTTTGCTGGCGGGCATCTCGGGCCCTGTGTGGTTGATAGATGCGACCGGAAATGAGATCGAGGCGGGACGTGCCGCGCAGGAATTGCTCCGGGATCATCACGCCGATAGCTTGCGTAAGCTCTGCGATGACGCGGTTTGGTCGAACCTCGTGACCGTGCGCGGTAATCCCGGAGACGATTTTACGTTTGAAGCGCAGCACTTGACGCGGGCGTGGCGATGGCGTGTCACAATTCTGTCAGAACAGTTGAGGCTGATTGAACTGCATGACATCACCGAAATTCGTGACTTGCAGGACAAGCTCCGCCATGCGCAAAAGCTCGAAGCGCTGGGCAGGCTGGCGGGGGGGATTGCCCACGATTTCAACAACCTGTTGACCGCAATCATTGGCAACCTTGAACTGCTCGAGCATACCCATCCCAACCCCGGTTCCGCGCGCGACTGTGCCCGCGAAGCCGGACGCGCAGCCGAGCAGGCTTCCGTCCTCGTCAAACAGCTCTTGAACTACAGCCGCAAGTCCGCCGAGGACATTCGTTCGATTGACCCGCAAGGAATCTGCTCGGCCGTGGCCAAGATGCTCGCACGTACGATCGAACGCCGCATTAGAATCGTCGAGGACTTCACCACGGACGCCTGGCCCATCGCCGCCGATCCCAGTCAGATCGAACAAGTGCTCATGAATCTCGGAGTCAATGCCGCTGACGCCCTGCTGGAGAAACTCGAACACGAGAACGTATTCGAGTTCGAACCGCAGATCGTCGTGACTCTGCGGAACGTTCCGGGACGACCGCTGCCTGCGCCGGACGGTCGTAAGGTCGCGCGGGATTGTGTAGCGATCTCAGTGCGGGACAACGGGCCCGGCATTCCGCTGCAAATCCAAAAACGGATTTTTGACGCCTATTTCACGACCAAGGCCGCCAACCGCGGCACTGGCTTAGGGCTGTCCATCGTCCATGAAATCGTCTATGCGCTCGGCGGCGAAATTGAAATGGCCTCCGAGATCGGACGCGGGACCGTCTTCACGTTCTACCTCCCCAAGTCCGAGCAAGGACTGCTGCCGAGTAAACCGGAACGGTCGCTCGCACCCGCACGAGGTGGACAAGAAACCGTCCTGCTTGTAGACGATGAACCGGTTATTCTCGACATCGGTCAGGAAGTGCTCGCCCAGGCGGGTTACACCGTCCTGATCGCGCGGGACGGACGGGAAGCTCTGGAGGTCTTTGAGCATAACATGGACTCAATTCAGCTTGTCATTATGGACATCTCCTTGCCGGTCATGAGTGGGGATGAGGCGGTCGCCATCATGCTCTCGATGCGCGAGAACTTATCGGTTATCCTGTCCAGCGGCCTGCCCGATGCCGCCGCGGACCGACGCAAAATTCAATTCGGCTCAGTGGCATTCATCCAAAAACCCTATCGCCCGACTGAGCTGCTGAGCTCGATCCGGGAGGTGCTGGACCACGCCAACTGCTGAACAATCAACCGGTTGAGATGCATAAGGCACTATTTTATAGTGCCTTATGTTATTTTCACCCGGCGATACTCCCGACCGCCTCCTTGACTTTTTTGTCACAAATTGATATAGTTAAGATTCCTGTGGCTGTCGCTTTGGCGACGGCCCTTCGTGGTGGTTGTAGCTCAGCTGGTTAGAGCATTGGATTGTGGTTCCAAGGGTCGGGGGTTCGAGTCCCCTCAGCCACCCCAAGGCGACTGCTAAACCGCCGTCGCCACGCACGTTCCCGGCCCCATCGTCTAATGGTTAGGACTCGAGATTTTCATTCTCGTAATGGGAGTTCGATCCTCCCTGGGGTCACTACGCAAAAGCCCTCGTCATCTGACGAGGGCTTTTGCCGCTCAACCTTTTCTCCATTCCACCAGTCTATAGTTTATGGGTGCGGTCATCGCCCCGCCGGACGGTTCCGCCGACCACCAGTGCCGCACTGACCAGTGCGAGGTTCTTGATGATATACTGCCCCTCTAACGTCAAACCCCACGGTATGTGCGTAAAACACACATCCGGAAGCAAGACCAGCGGCAACATCGTCCCCGGCATCTGTAACATTAGCAGCAGAATCGAAACCCGAATCAGCGGTCGCCACAGCATACAAACGCCGATCAGGACCTCCCACCAGCCCAGCACTGGGATGAATACGTTCGGAGGAAACCAGTACACCGTGCGCTCGACCAACTCGGCTGCGGGGCTAACGCCCAGCGGCTTCAGAATGCCGAACCAGATGAACACAACCCCCAACGAATAGCGTAGCAGCCGCAGACCCCATTTGTCCATCCACGCGGCAATCTGCTCGTCCCAACGGTCAAACCAGGTGGACATGTCTTACGCTCCGGGTTGTGCGAATAACGGTTTCGCCCGCGAGTCTTTGAGAGCTTGCGCGCGGTCGAGAGCCGCCTGATAGCGGCGGTCCGATTGCACCCGATAGCTCAGGCTGACAAACATTCCGGCCAGCGGCCAAAAGACGAAATTCATCGAGTCCGATTGCCACGCGGACTGGTAGAACAGCCAGGCGACATAGAGAAAGACCATGCCCTCCAACATGCGACCGTAGACGCGCAAATCTGGAGTGTCCGCGCTTCGCAGCACGCGACCCCGCACGAAGATGAACGCGAGAATAGATAACAACAGCAGCGTTCCGACATAGCCGTACTCTGTCAGCATCCACGGTATGGACGGAGCACTCGAGGTCAAACCGTAGCCAGCGTAATACGCGGAAGTCTTGGAGTGCTCGTGCGCAACATAAGACATGGTCACGGAACCCGGCCCATTTCCGAAAAAGATCGTCCGGGCGTTATCGGTCGCCAGGACAATGGCACTCATGAACCGGTAGGAACGCTCGAAGTTGCCTTCCTGGGGACGGTCAAGCTCCGTGCGAAAGACCTCATCTAACTTCGTGACATACGTCAATGGATTGCGGCCTTCACGCCAGAATCCTGTTTCGACGATAATATAGTCCACCGCAATGATCATGATGACGCCGATCAAGCTTAAGCCGATCGCCAGCGCCGGACGACGGAAAAACTCGGTGCGGGCCATAAACGCCACGAAGATCGGGAGCAATAGGAAGAAGAACTTCGCTTCACCCAACACCGGCGCCACGATCATCCACAGCATGCCCACAACATAGATGGGGCGGATCCGTTTCTCTTCCAGCATGCGGGCGATCAGATAGCACCACAGCGTGAGCATGAAGAGCGCGATGCCCGGAGTCTGGCTCCGGCCAAACGTGCCGTTGAGCTCGTCTTCCGAGACCCAACTCGTGAACTGCCACTGCCACAGAATCACCGGCGTTTGAATAAGGCCGATGAGAAATAGAAAACGAACAAACCGCGCCGTCGTATTCTCTTCCGGATAGAGACCGGCTGCTGCGAGGAACAGCAGGACATAACGGAAGCCTACGCGTATCCCCAGCATCGTTGTCGCCATGCGTTCGCCGTTCACCAGCGCGGACAACACCGCAAACACCAGCGCAACGAGGATCACCTTCTCTACCGTATAAACCTTGTGTTTGGCGGTGAAAAAGGTCAGGCCGTAGCGGACCGCGAACAGCACCACGAAAATGTCTACAAGCCAAGTCGCCTCGCGCGGCAGAAGCTGCCAGTACTCAGCCAGCCAGTCCACCGAGTAGACCAAGACGCCCAAAATATACAGTGCCACCCGGGGAGCCGCGAAAAAACCGATGCCCAAGGGAACGCCTATCGCCGCCAAATACAGGAGGCGGTTCTCCGAATCTGTCCCGTCGAAAAACGCGAAAATGATCGCAGTATAGAGGATTGCGATCCCGGCCGCGAGGGCAAGCGAGATTAACCGGTCCAGATTCAAACAGTAACCCTTCTGTAAATACTACACATACAACGGCAAATCGTGTGCCGAACGGACCGATGAACCAAACGACAATTATCGTTCAATGTCCGTAAATTAAGAAGTTTCACGTGGAATACCAAGGCCCGGCCGACTTTGGCGGGTCACAAGGAGTTGATACATGAATTCAAACAAGGCCTGTTGCTGGATTCTCACCATACTTGTGGGAGGCTTCGTCTTGACGATGCTCCTCATCGGGTGGGGAATCTCACGGGCGATGTCCAACGGCTTCAGCGCCAAGCTTGCCTCTAATGTAGCCGTTCAGGAGAACTCGTGGCTGGTGTTCAATATCTCGGGGCCAATCGCCGACTATAACAGCGAGCCCGACCTCGGCCCGCTCGGCGGAGGGCGCGGATCCTCGCTAAATGACATGGTGCGGGCCCTCAAACTGGCGGAAACCGACCCGGACGTCTCCGGCGTCATCCTCAGACCGCGCGGGGCCACCGGCATGGCTTCCCTCCGAGAATTGCGGCAAGCGCTCCTGAGCTTCCGCGAAACCGATAAGCCAATTTACGCGCACCTGGACGTGGCCACCGACCGCGACTACTATCTCGCGAGCGTTGCCGACACGATCCTGCTGATGCCGGGTCGTCTCAGCGGCATCAATTTCGGCGGCATGGCCTATTCAAACACCTATGTCAAAGGTACGTTTGAGAAGCTTGGGATCAAGTTCCATGTCCTGCATGCCGGCCGATACAAAGGCGCCTATGAAGACCTGGCCAAAGACAGCATGTCTACCGACCTGCGCGAAAGCCTCGTCACGCTCTTCGCCGATCTCTACGAAACCTACGTTCGCGAGACGGCCGAAGCCCGTACAGGCTTGACGTATGCGGCGCTCGACCATGAGCTCAAAGAAGGCCAGGAGCTGATTGTCAGCGCCGGAACCTGCTTAAAGAACGGCTACGTGGATCGCCTCGAAGACTGGCCGGTCCTGCGCAAACGGCTGCAAGGAGACGCCGAGGAGTTTAATGCCGTGTCCCCCAGCAGCTACGTAAACTCCAAGCACACGGTCAAAGTCGAGTCCACGCAGAACGAAATTGCCGTCCTGCACGCGCAGGGCGCGATTGAATTCGGTGATGACGAGGGCATGTTTGACGACGAGAATATCACGGTCAAGGAGTTCAACAAGCAGCTCGACGCATTGGCCGAAGATGAGAACGTGAAAGCGGTGGTCGTGCGGGTCACGTCGCCGGGCGGTTCGGCGCTCGCTTCGAAACAGATTCTGGAAGCCGCCCGCCGCCTGAACGAGCAGAAGCCCTTGATTGTTTCCATGGGCGGCGTCGCGGCATCGGGTGGATACTATATTTCGCTCGCCGCCGACAAGATTGTGGCCCAGCCGAATACAATAACTGGATCCATCGGAGTCGTCTCCGTATTCCCGAGCGCCGAGGAACTTTACAAGAAAATCGGTGCGCGCGAGGAGACGATTTCAATCGGCCGCTGGGCGAACTTCTTCCGAATTGACGAAGGCCTGGGACCGGATCAAGAGCGCGTTCTCATGAGTCTGATGGACACGGTCTATGCCGAATTCCGTGACGATGTCACCGCGGGCCGCGGTCTCTCGGCGGCCGCGCTCGACACGATTGCCGAAGGCCGCGTTTGGACCGGAACTCAGGCGCTGGCGCGCGGTTTGGTTGACACTCTGGGCGGCGTGGACGTCGCTATTGCCATCGCAGTCCGAGAAGCGGCCCTCGGCCCCGATGACTATAAGATCAGCTACTATCCCGAGCGCGACGACGTCTTCGCTTTCTTTGTCAAGCACTTCGCTTCGCAATTGCGTCTCATTGACACCGCCGGCCAGAAGCTTGAAATGCTTAATGATCCCGCGGCGATTCTGGCATACGTCAAAAACTTCTTCAATCGCATGGAGTTCGTGCAGACGTTGCTGCCTGTGACGCTGGATCAATAGCTCCGCGAAACCTGTTCTCACAAAGAACCCCGCCTTCTGAGCGGGGTTCTTTGCATAAGATGCCGTTCGTTTATTGCTCGCAGCTTGAGCACCCGACGAACACTTCGTACGGACCGGATGTGCCATGTTCGCCCGTGACCTCGAAGAAGTATGTCCCCGGTTCAAGGTAGATTTGAATTTGGCTGTCCGTGCCTTCGGGAGCGCCCTCTGCGCCGTGGTGATCGCTGTCAACCGCCAACGGCGCTTCACAGGTCACCGGCCACATCCGCAGATAAGAATCAAGGCCGCCTTCAAATCCGGTGCGCCCCGGGGTATCATCGGCCCAAACGTTGAAGTACACCATGCGCCCACAGTCTTCGATCGTCAGCGCGAATAGGTCCAAATCACCCGGCTGATCAATCTGGCCGCAGAAACCCTGACCGCAGTTGATCGTATTCGAGTAAAGTTCACAGCCCTCCGCGAACTCGCCTTCCGTGTGTTGCGTGTAGTCGTCCGGGCACTCGGGTTCCGTAATCGGCGGGATGCAGGCATTGCCATGGCAAATCACGGAAATACGATAGTGGCCGAAGGCCGCCACGCTGGCGCCGTCTAAACAGACGTAATAGGTGCCCGGTTCAAAACACCGCGAGATACCTGCCTGCAGAGTCGTCGCCACGCCGCAGATGTCCGGTGCGTTGTCGTTGGAAGCAAATGCCGTTGATCCAGCCTGTCCGCAGCAGGCGCCCGTGAAGATACACAGATACGTATCAAACTGCGAACCGCACGTCGTAATCGTGATGCTGTCGCGAGTCGGCACTTCAAGTATGAAGAACAGGTCACGGCCCCAACGGCAATTGGGAAAGCTACAGTTGTTCTGCGCCGTGTTCGTTTGACCCGATGTCGAAAACGTATAGGGTGCCGCAGGATTCGGGCAAGCCACGGTTCCGCCAGGACAGAGGTCCGTCAACTGGTCCAGCGGATTCTGCTCGTCGCGGGAGTCATACTGGTCCGGATTGACGATGCGGTCAAGCTCAAAATAGCGATTATACAATGCAGCGGGCACATCCTGGTTGGTGGCCGTCAGATCGGTAATCTGCTGGTACACTCGCCACAGCTCCGCCTGCTCCGGGCTCTGCTGCGACTGTCGCTGCTGCGCCTGGCTGTTCACAACCGAGCCAAGGCACAAAACCAGAATGATAAATACGTTTCTCATCTCTTGTGTCCTATTTCGTTCACCACATTATTTCGGAAAAGATTTCCCACTTGCGCAGCCCAACCGGCATTCGGCCGGCCGGGGTGAAACTTAACCATCAAAAAAACAGTTAAATCCAAGCTGGCCTGCGCGGGATACGGGCCAAATTGCCCTATAGCAACCCGACAGGCAAAGGACAAGCCAACTTTGCGGTAAGTTGGAAACTGGAGGCTTAGCGCTTGACTCCTCCTCGCCAAACCACTATCTTCTGAAATTCAAGCAAATTGGCCGCCCGAACAACACCCGCGCCAGTGTGTCAAGCCATTGCAAAATACGGACTTCTCGGGCCGGAAGTCAAGCTAATACCGGTTTTTTCGTGGCCGTTTCCGGCATCAACCCCAGAGCTCAGAGCATACTTAATACAGTCCGAGGTCTAAATTTGCAGGTGTCACATGAATCGTAAGCTCTTCTTCCAGGCTGTACTTCCGGCGATTCTTGCCCTTGCGGCTGCCGCCATCGGGCAGACCGTGCCCTATGGTCTGTATCCCGATGCCGAGTTTTCTCCCGATTTCGAACTGGTCCAGCAAGACGACGACGTCGTCCAGTTCGCACTCCACATGACCCGGCTCCAGCCGACCGGAACGATTGATCTCAACGTCAAACAGCCCGGCACGTGGGGCGAGATGAACCCCACCGGCCGCCTGATGCCCCGTTTCACGTTTTTCCTGTCCGTACCGGCGACCGGAAACGCGTCCTACCAGATAGATAGTTGGACCACTTTGTCGCGCACTGCGACTGTCCGGACAATTCCCGAAAATGCGCCTGACCTGCCCAGCATCGAGTTGGGGGACATCGGCATTTTCGGCGGCGTTCGCCTCTTGCCGGTCACGATTCGTCCGATTGACTACACCAACGGTCAGAACGTCTGTCAGGTGCTGCAGGACGCGACCATCAGTATTCATTTTGACAGCCAGCCGGGTGATAATCCGCTCAGCTCGGTGAGACCCGCATTCTCAGAAACGTGGCGATCGGTGTTGCAAGCTGTCGTGATGAACTGGCAACAGATTCCCAATATCCTCGTGCGCGAACCGTCGCACATGCTGGTCGTTGTCCCCAATTCGTTCATCACTCCGCTCGAAGATTATTTCAATGCCAAACGGCAACTGGGAATTGAGCTGACCATCGTTCCGACGTCCGAGATTGCCGACGGCGACGGCACCGCCCTGCGCAATCGGCTGCTGACGGAGATTGGAAACAGCTCGCCGCGAATTGACCACGTTGAGCTGATCGGCGACGAGACGCAGATTCCCGTACACTATCAGTTCACGGACGATCCGGTGTCGCGCTTCAGTGACGCGACCTTCCCCGGCAACTTCACGAACGAAGGCTTCTTCACGCAGCTTGAAGGGTCGGACTTCTTCCCGGACATCTTCCTTGGCCGCTGGCCCGTGAACAATCAGCTCGAAGCGCGCAACGTTGCCGCGCGCACGATGAACCACGAACTGGATCTTTTTCACAGCGATTCCACGCGCTTCGAGCGCTGCGTCGTCTCCGCTGACAACTCCGAGGATTCGCAGCAGCAGACGATTGCCCACGCCCGCGAAATGATGCTGGCCGAAGGCTTTGAGACCGTGGACACCGTCTATGCCAACGACAATCCCGGCCCTCAGCTCATGATTCAGCTCGTCAACAGCGGCGTCACATTTGTGAACCATCGCGGTTCCGGCTGGAATCAAGGTTGGGCGGGGATCAACTTCTACGTCTCGTCTGTTGACCTCGTGCAAAATCCCGGAGAGTTGGCAGTCGTCACCGGAATCGGCTGCGGCGTCGGCAAATTCGACGCCCCCGACGACCAGTGTTTCGGCGAAAAATGGATGACCATCGGTACGGTCAACTCGCCGCGCGGCGCCGTTGGCTTCATTGGCCCGTGCTGGAACACGCATACGGTCTACAACGACGTGCTCGATACGTCTTTGTACCGCGCCATCCTCGACTACAACATTGACCAACTGGCCGCCGCGCTGGTTACCGGAAAGATGTTCGCCTGGGCTACCTTCGCCGATTTTCATGAAGAACAAGCCGTCGAAGAGATCAGCGGCGTCATGATGCGCCAGTACCTTGTGCTGAGCGATCCCAGTTTGCAGCTCTATACGGATTTGCCGCACCGCCTGCCGATTACCATGCCATCCGCCGTGCCTGCCGGACCGTACAACTTCCCGGTCACGATTACCGACGGATTTTCGACCGATGCGGACAGCCTGATGGTGTCGTTTTGGTCAGCGAATGGCGAACTTTCATCGCACATGATCCCGGCCTTGGCAGGCGAGTGGAGCGTTCCGGTCAATTTCGATTTCGGTGCCGACGTTTTGGCAACGGTTTCCGGACACAATGTACTAACCCGTCAGTGGCCAATTACGGTCGCGCCGAACGGACCGTATCTCGTGCATGACGGCTTGGCTTTTTCAGATGCGCAAGGCAACGGCGACGGCCGGATCCAGCCGGGCGAGACGATTACGCTGGTTGACACGGTCCGCAATATCGGCTCCGAAATGGCCTTGTCCGTGGTCGGGACGCTGACCGCTCCGCAGGAATTCATCGGCATCTCACAGGACCTCGGCATGTACGGCAATGTCGCGCAAAACGCGGCAGCCGTGGGCACTCCTGCCTATGTCTTAAGCGTCGAGCCGGAGTATCGCGGCAACAACTTTCTGCTGGACTTGACCTATGCCGGGGAAGGTCTGCCGTCCCGCTCCGATCAGCTTTTCCTGACGCTCTATTCACCTGAACTCGAACGGATCGGGCTGACGGTCGTAGACGGTGACAACGGACTGCTCGAACGTAATGAAGTCGCCGGACTCGTGTTCACGCTGCAGAACACGGGCAACGAGACTCTGGCCGCCGGGACACTCCAACTGGAGTCCGTCAGCGAGTACATCCTGATTCCTGATGGCAGTGCGGACATTCCAGCAATCGCGCCCGGCCAATCCTATACGCTGCCCGCCAATGCTGTGCAAGTCGGTGCGGCCTGGAATGCCCCAACCGCAACGCAGGTCACCATTGACGCCACGATCACGGCCGCGATGGGCACCTATACTTTCGAGCGCACCATGAGCCTGCCGCTGGTCCTCGGGCAAGTGGGACAGAATGATCCGATGGCCGGAATGGACGGGCTCTACTACCTGTATGATGACCTGGACACCGACTACGATCACGCGGCGGTCTATGACTGGTACGAAATCTCGCCGCAGGCCGGTGGCGCGGGTGTCGCGCTGCCCTTCAACACGAGTCACCAGACGTTCTCCGTGCCCGTGCCGTTCGATTACAATTATTTCGGAATGTCCTTCAATTCGCTCTCTGTTTCCACGGACGGCTGGGTCGCGCCGGGACTAACGGAAGCGGTAAGCTATGTGAACACTCCGCTGCCGTGGCAACAGGATTTTGTCAACGGCATGATCGGCGTGCTCTGGCAAGACCTCTGGTACTATTTCGGCGACGATGGCGACATCAGCTACTTCTATGATACCGCCGGTGATCGCTTCATCGTTGAGTGGTACGATATTGCCGATTGGGGTTCGGGCACTCACGACAATACGTTCCAGCTTCAGCTCCTGAATCCTGCGACGCACGGGACGCCGACCGGCGATGCGGAGTGGGTGTTCCTTTATCAGGCACTGGACATGCATACATCATCGGCCGGCGGTGCTACAATTGGCTACGAGTCGCTGGACGAATCCACCGGCGCTACGTATTATCATAACACGGCGTCCCCCGCGACCTCCGCACCGCTTGAGAACGGCCGCGCCCTCCGCCTCACGACCGCGCCGCCGTCGCTGCTCGATGCACCCGAAGCGCCCGGCGCTGTCCCGAGTGCTTTCGCGCTGCGGCAGAACTACCCGAATCCGTTCAACCCGGAGACGACCATTGAGTTCAGCCTGCCTGCTCAATCCGAGGTATCGCTCGATATCTTCGATGTGCTGGGCCGCAATGTGACTACCCTCGTCCATGCGTCCGTCTCCGCCGGAGTGCATCATATCGTGTGGGCGGGCCAAAGCCGCACCGGTGTGAGTGTCCCAAGCGGCATCTATTTTTACCGGCTGGCAACGCCTGATTTTGTCGAAACGCGGCGCATGCTGCTGCTGCGCTAATCAC
Proteins encoded:
- the sppA gene encoding signal peptide peptidase SppA, which encodes MNSNKACCWILTILVGGFVLTMLLIGWGISRAMSNGFSAKLASNVAVQENSWLVFNISGPIADYNSEPDLGPLGGGRGSSLNDMVRALKLAETDPDVSGVILRPRGATGMASLRELRQALLSFRETDKPIYAHLDVATDRDYYLASVADTILLMPGRLSGINFGGMAYSNTYVKGTFEKLGIKFHVLHAGRYKGAYEDLAKDSMSTDLRESLVTLFADLYETYVRETAEARTGLTYAALDHELKEGQELIVSAGTCLKNGYVDRLEDWPVLRKRLQGDAEEFNAVSPSSYVNSKHTVKVESTQNEIAVLHAQGAIEFGDDEGMFDDENITVKEFNKQLDALAEDENVKAVVVRVTSPGGSALASKQILEAARRLNEQKPLIVSMGGVAASGGYYISLAADKIVAQPNTITGSIGVVSVFPSAEELYKKIGAREETISIGRWANFFRIDEGLGPDQERVLMSLMDTVYAEFRDDVTAGRGLSAAALDTIAEGRVWTGTQALARGLVDTLGGVDVAIAIAVREAALGPDDYKISYYPERDDVFAFFVKHFASQLRLIDTAGQKLEMLNDPAAILAYVKNFFNRMEFVQTLLPVTLDQ
- a CDS encoding PAS domain S-box protein; protein product: MSEVCREDLLSELGLLRERMAELEDLEVQRITDEQERFDSLNVLDEYAQQLEVSRDKLARLLRAGVAIEEARDFHSILQTVADAVGAAGWASAVVYLFDNFEIVDAAYCGVCDEDIADLVRNRRSASERARMYSNQFDEFKISRSYFIKAERLQEAIGAHSVVPGRRQAMPGDDWDPMDLVYVPMYSSTGRVIGNINCDDPVNGKRPTADVFQYLEIFADLAARKIETVRLLNRQAQIESQLRESEEKYRTIFDRSADSFLLMDDLFRECNDATLKIFGCEYDDIIGHSPVEFSPKYQPDGQRSDKLAAEYIARARQGHPQNFEWVHLRKDGAELNCEVSLAAIEVSGRNMIMAVVRDLTDKRRMARDKETSAIASQLFLSARSMDLVYSQLPKILVSRFSFEVAAIELYDSATDELILVGEEHTGLPLGFRVPANMCVSGTVMRTGEPVADPFAARRPDYAHAELRRIGLQKILCVPLRVRDQQIGTIWLGDTRQALSAERAVTDLSLAMVPLNVVANYLAQAIDRQRAEEEMIDLKQFFESLLDNLPAQIAVYDADGNYRYANRACIEDDKTRTWVQGRNDFDLQSHRGHVGDTARLRTNAIAQATATVDRVTFEERARDAQDREHYFLKVISPVTDSAGNVDHLIGYGLDVTDTKLWEQEQRLLSQLPTENPFPILACDADARIQYMNGAVEELAQRIGIPDVQQLLPADHADIINALQTGYEDRTERSMMVRGCLLNWIYCKRSDGRIQIYGVEIQDYPSSAKSPMQSGQADALLAGISGPVWLIDATGNEIEAGRAAQELLRDHHADSLRKLCDDAVWSNLVTVRGNPGDDFTFEAQHLTRAWRWRVTILSEQLRLIELHDITEIRDLQDKLRHAQKLEALGRLAGGIAHDFNNLLTAIIGNLELLEHTHPNPGSARDCAREAGRAAEQASVLVKQLLNYSRKSAEDIRSIDPQGICSAVAKMLARTIERRIRIVEDFTTDAWPIAADPSQIEQVLMNLGVNAADALLEKLEHENVFEFEPQIVVTLRNVPGRPLPAPDGRKVARDCVAISVRDNGPGIPLQIQKRIFDAYFTTKAANRGTGLGLSIVHEIVYALGGEIEMASEIGRGTVFTFYLPKSEQGLLPSKPERSLAPARGGQETVLLVDDEPVILDIGQEVLAQAGYTVLIARDGREALEVFEHNMDSIQLVIMDISLPVMSGDEAVAIMLSMRENLSVILSSGLPDAAADRRKIQFGSVAFIQKPYRPTELLSSIREVLDHANC